A genomic region of Castor canadensis chromosome 16, mCasCan1.hap1v2, whole genome shotgun sequence contains the following coding sequences:
- the Nop16 gene encoding nucleolar protein 16 isoform X2 produces the protein MPKAKGKTRKQKFGYNVNRKRLNRNARRKAAPRIECSHIRHAWDRTKSVRQNLAEMGLAMDPNKAVPFRKRKVKPMEVDMEERPKELVRKPYVLNDLEAEASLPEKKGNTLSRDLIDYVRYMVENHGEDYKNKKMEVE, from the exons ATGCCCAAGGCCAAGGGCAAGACTCGGAAGCAGAAGTTTGGGTACAATGTTAACCGAAAGCGTCTGAACCGGAATGCTCGACGGAAGGCAGCGCCGCGGATCGAGTG CTCCCACATCCGACATGCCTGGGACCGCACCAAATCGGTGCGGCAGAACCTGGCGGAGATGGGGTTGGCCATGGACCCCAATAAAGCTGTTCCCTTTCGTAAGAGAAAG GTGAAGCCTATGGAGGTGGACATGGAGGAGAGGCCCAAAGAGCTTGTGCGGAAGCCTTATGTGCTAAATG ACCTGGAGGCAGAAGCCAGCctcccagaaaagaaaggaaatacccTGTCTCGGGACCTCATTGACTACGTACGCTACATGGTGGAGAACCATGGGGAAGACTATAAG AATAAGAAGATGGAAGTTGAGTGA
- the Higd2a gene encoding HIG1 domain family member 2A, mitochondrial codes for MSAPGPATPEAPFKPSQPPVIEGFLPTVYSNPEGFKEKFIRKTRENPMVPIGCLGTAAALTYGLYCFHRGHSQRSQLMMRTRIAAQGFTVAAILLGLAASAMKSRS; via the exons ATGTCAGCTCCCGGCCCTGCGACTCCGGAGGCACCCTTTAAACCATCGCAGCCCCCAGTCATCGAGGGGTTTCTTCCCACCGTATACAGCAATCCGGAAGGCTTCAAGGAAAAGTTTATTCGCAAGACCCGTGAGAACCCAATGGTACCCATAG GCTGCCTCGGCACGGCGGCCGCCCTCACCTATGGCCTCTACTGCTTCCACCGAGGCCACAGCCAGCGCTCGCAGCTCATGATGCGCACCCGGATCGCCGCCCAGGGCTTCACGGTTGCAGCCATCTTGTTGGGTTTAGCTGCATCCGCTATGAAGTCCCGCTCCTGA
- the Cltb gene encoding clathrin light chain B isoform X1, with the protein MADDFGFFSSSESGAPEATEEDPAAAFLAQQESAIAGIENDEGFGTPAGGQVATALPGLASGAGSEDMGTTVNGDVFQEANGPADGYAAIAQADRLTQEPESIRKWREEQKKRLQELDAASKVTEQEWREKAKKDLEEWNQRQSEQVEKNKINNRIADKAFYQQPDADIIGYVASEEAFVKESKEDTPGTEWEKVAQLCDFNPKSSKQCKDVSRLRSVLMSLKQTPLSR; encoded by the exons ATGGCTGATGACTTTGGCTTCTTCTCGTCGTCGGAGAGCGGGGCCCCCGAGGCCACGGAGGAGGACCCAGCTGCCGCCTTCCTGGCCCAGCAGGAGAGCGCGATCGCAGGCATAGAGAATGACGAGGGCTTCGGGACACCTGCCGGCGGCCAGGTGGCCACGGCGCTGCCGGGACTCGCCAGTGGGG CTGGTTCTGAGGACATGGGGACTACAGTCAACGGAGATGTGTTTCAG GAGGCTAATGGCCCTGCAGATGGTTACGCTGCAATCGCTCAGGCTGACAGACTGACTCAGGAGCCCGAGAGCATCCGCAAATGGAGAGAGGAGCAGAAGAAACGGCTGCAAGAGCTGG ATGCTGCCTCCAAGGTGACAGAGCAGGAGTGGCGGGAGAAGGCCAAAAAGGACCTGGAGGAGTGGAACCAGCGCCAGAGTGAACAAGTTGAGAAGAATAAGATCAACAACCG GATTGCTGACAAAGCGTTCTACCAGCAGCCAGATGCTGATATCATCGGCTACGT GGCATCTGAGGAAGCTTTCGTGAAGGAGTCCAAGGAGGATACCCCaggcacagagtgggagaaggtggcccagctgtgtgacttcaaCCCCAAAAGCAGCAAGCAGTGCAAAGATGTGTCCCGGCTGCGTTCGGTGCTCATGTCCCTGAAGCAGACGCCGCTGTCCCGCTAG
- the Nop16 gene encoding nucleolar protein 16 isoform X1 has protein sequence MPKAKGKTRKQKFGYNVNRKRLNRNARRKAAPRIECSHIRHAWDRTKSVRQNLAEMGLAMDPNKAVPFRKRKVKPMEVDMEERPKELVRKPYVLNDLEAEASLPEKKGNTLSRDLIDYVRYMVENHGEDYKAMARDEKNYYQDTPKQIRNKINVYKRFYPAEWQAFSDSLQNKKMEVE, from the exons ATGCCCAAGGCCAAGGGCAAGACTCGGAAGCAGAAGTTTGGGTACAATGTTAACCGAAAGCGTCTGAACCGGAATGCTCGACGGAAGGCAGCGCCGCGGATCGAGTG CTCCCACATCCGACATGCCTGGGACCGCACCAAATCGGTGCGGCAGAACCTGGCGGAGATGGGGTTGGCCATGGACCCCAATAAAGCTGTTCCCTTTCGTAAGAGAAAG GTGAAGCCTATGGAGGTGGACATGGAGGAGAGGCCCAAAGAGCTTGTGCGGAAGCCTTATGTGCTAAATG ACCTGGAGGCAGAAGCCAGCctcccagaaaagaaaggaaatacccTGTCTCGGGACCTCATTGACTACGTACGCTACATGGTGGAGAACCATGGGGAAGACTATAAG GCTATGGCCCGGGATGAAAAGAATTACTATCAAGATACCCCAAAACAGATCCGGAATAAGATCAATGTCTATAAACGTTTCTACCCAGCTGAGTGGCAAGCCTTTTCCGATTCTTTGCAGAATAAGAAGATGGAAGTTGAGTGA
- the Cltb gene encoding clathrin light chain B isoform X2 produces the protein MADDFGFFSSSESGAPEATEEDPAAAFLAQQESAIAGIENDEGFGTPAGGQVATALPGLASGAGSEDMGTTVNGDVFQEANGPADGYAAIAQADRLTQEPESIRKWREEQKKRLQELDAASKVTEQEWREKAKKDLEEWNQRQSEQVEKNKINNRASEEAFVKESKEDTPGTEWEKVAQLCDFNPKSSKQCKDVSRLRSVLMSLKQTPLSR, from the exons ATGGCTGATGACTTTGGCTTCTTCTCGTCGTCGGAGAGCGGGGCCCCCGAGGCCACGGAGGAGGACCCAGCTGCCGCCTTCCTGGCCCAGCAGGAGAGCGCGATCGCAGGCATAGAGAATGACGAGGGCTTCGGGACACCTGCCGGCGGCCAGGTGGCCACGGCGCTGCCGGGACTCGCCAGTGGGG CTGGTTCTGAGGACATGGGGACTACAGTCAACGGAGATGTGTTTCAG GAGGCTAATGGCCCTGCAGATGGTTACGCTGCAATCGCTCAGGCTGACAGACTGACTCAGGAGCCCGAGAGCATCCGCAAATGGAGAGAGGAGCAGAAGAAACGGCTGCAAGAGCTGG ATGCTGCCTCCAAGGTGACAGAGCAGGAGTGGCGGGAGAAGGCCAAAAAGGACCTGGAGGAGTGGAACCAGCGCCAGAGTGAACAAGTTGAGAAGAATAAGATCAACAACCG GGCATCTGAGGAAGCTTTCGTGAAGGAGTCCAAGGAGGATACCCCaggcacagagtgggagaaggtggcccagctgtgtgacttcaaCCCCAAAAGCAGCAAGCAGTGCAAAGATGTGTCCCGGCTGCGTTCGGTGCTCATGTCCCTGAAGCAGACGCCGCTGTCCCGCTAG